From one Flavobacteriales bacterium genomic stretch:
- a CDS encoding D-2-hydroxyacid dehydrogenase, translating into MRIHANDGISAAAKARLQEEGFNVTTEHVPQEQLADYLNKEKVDVLLVRSATKARRDLIDACPGIRLIGRGGVGLDNIDVAHARNKNIPVVNTPASSSISVAELVIAHLFTLMRSLHKSNRRMPGEGMSKFKELKKEYEKGFELRGKTLGIIGFGRIGQWTARYALGCGMKVIYADNHATADAIELEVGGVPVRVPVKMVPLDELLKQSDAVSLHVPAQKDGRPVLGKRELGLMKAGAVLVNTARGGSADEDELLAAIKEGRLRGAALDVFVNEPEPRADVLAEPGLSLSPHIGAATAEAQGRVGDELVERILAWRSAATVI; encoded by the coding sequence ATGCGCATACACGCCAACGACGGCATCTCGGCAGCAGCCAAGGCCCGCTTGCAGGAGGAGGGTTTCAACGTGACCACCGAGCATGTGCCGCAGGAGCAGCTCGCCGATTACCTGAACAAGGAGAAGGTTGATGTGCTGCTCGTGCGCAGCGCCACCAAGGCGCGTCGGGACCTGATCGACGCCTGCCCGGGCATCCGGCTCATCGGCCGCGGCGGCGTGGGCCTCGACAACATCGATGTGGCGCATGCCCGCAACAAGAACATCCCGGTGGTGAACACCCCGGCCTCCTCGAGCATCAGCGTGGCCGAACTGGTCATCGCGCACCTCTTCACGCTTATGCGCTCGCTGCACAAGAGCAACCGCCGCATGCCGGGCGAGGGCATGTCGAAGTTCAAGGAGCTGAAGAAGGAGTACGAGAAGGGCTTCGAGCTGCGCGGCAAGACGCTCGGCATCATCGGCTTCGGGCGCATCGGCCAGTGGACCGCACGTTATGCGCTGGGCTGCGGCATGAAGGTGATCTACGCCGACAACCACGCCACCGCCGATGCGATCGAGCTCGAGGTAGGCGGCGTGCCCGTGCGTGTCCCGGTGAAGATGGTGCCGCTGGATGAGCTGCTGAAGCAGAGCGATGCCGTGAGCCTGCACGTGCCCGCCCAGAAGGATGGCCGCCCGGTGCTTGGCAAGCGCGAGCTGGGCCTGATGAAAGCCGGTGCCGTGCTGGTGAACACCGCGCGAGGCGGCAGCGCGGATGAGGATGAACTGCTCGCGGCGATCAAGGAAGGCCGCCTTCGCGGAGCCGCGCTCGACGTATTCGTGAACGAGCCCGAACCGCGCGCTGATGTGCTCGCCGAGCCCGGCTTGAGCCTGAGCCCGCACATCGGTGCCGCAACGGCCGAAGCCCAGGGCCGCGTGGGCGATGAGCTGGTGGAACGGATCCTCGCCTGGCGCAGCGCTGCCACGGTGATCTGA
- a CDS encoding T9SS type A sorting domain-containing protein has translation MRSLLFGAAAFIESLAMGQGFNERYDAFGWGFAQGAFNIELLEDGYMVTSTSADVDSLGPDFWLSHYSVLLTKLDFNGAKQWEKRAYRPYHGTTAGWSNCCDTIPGGGYVVGGASEDTTGFDEVYLMRFDANGDTLWTKVFGDPNGNDFWIGYQVKRTTDGDFLIVGFTGTEGLASYQAFAIRTDENGNELWRRTYSWPGNPFCGFLSSSLAGAGELFMAGSHNITISNTDHWVQRTDSLGNLKWRVRWGGPFSDAGTQIITAADGHVLVFSARGYAANSQAMRCYIAKLDSTDGSIIWENEFGPTAPSTLFLAGKECPNGDLIATGATYANMGMGSGQKGLLCRTTSEGDSLWMFAYFSVADGLTDGTGRFYDVLPTADGGFIAAGAAYFSASGNNPPGISQDTWVVKVDSMGCIVPGCNNVGITEQATNLLGALHIFPNPAQGQATLQLTLPPGVGNGPFELTLMATDGRVVRRERIAGNVEHRLALDRQPSGMYYVHVADEGKWLTGGKLVLE, from the coding sequence ATGCGCTCGCTATTGTTTGGAGCGGCAGCGTTCATTGAATCCTTGGCAATGGGCCAGGGATTCAATGAACGCTACGATGCGTTTGGGTGGGGATTCGCCCAGGGTGCATTCAACATTGAACTGCTTGAGGATGGTTACATGGTAACCTCAACGAGTGCGGATGTGGACAGTCTTGGCCCGGACTTTTGGCTCAGCCATTATTCTGTGCTGCTTACCAAGCTCGACTTCAATGGTGCAAAGCAATGGGAGAAGCGCGCTTACAGGCCATATCATGGCACAACCGCAGGCTGGAGCAACTGCTGCGACACCATTCCCGGCGGGGGCTACGTGGTGGGCGGCGCCAGCGAGGACACCACCGGCTTCGATGAGGTCTATCTCATGCGCTTCGATGCCAACGGCGATACGCTCTGGACCAAGGTGTTCGGTGATCCCAATGGAAATGACTTCTGGATCGGCTATCAAGTGAAGCGCACCACCGATGGTGATTTCCTCATTGTCGGCTTCACCGGAACGGAAGGGCTGGCCTCCTATCAGGCATTCGCCATTCGCACGGACGAGAACGGCAATGAGCTTTGGCGCCGAACCTACTCTTGGCCGGGAAATCCGTTCTGCGGCTTCTTGAGTTCCTCGCTTGCAGGTGCTGGCGAATTGTTCATGGCGGGTTCGCATAACATCACCATCAGCAATACGGATCATTGGGTGCAGCGCACCGATAGTTTGGGAAACTTGAAATGGCGTGTGCGATGGGGCGGCCCATTTTCAGATGCCGGCACCCAGATCATCACCGCAGCCGATGGGCACGTGCTGGTCTTCAGTGCCAGGGGCTATGCCGCCAACAGCCAAGCCATGCGCTGCTACATCGCCAAGCTCGACAGCACAGATGGCAGCATCATTTGGGAAAATGAATTCGGACCAACAGCACCATCCACGCTCTTCCTTGCCGGGAAAGAATGTCCCAACGGGGATTTGATCGCAACCGGTGCCACTTATGCCAATATGGGCATGGGCAGCGGGCAGAAGGGTCTGCTGTGCCGCACCACCAGCGAGGGCGATAGCCTGTGGATGTTCGCCTACTTCTCGGTGGCCGATGGCCTCACCGACGGTACCGGCCGCTTCTACGATGTGCTGCCCACCGCCGATGGCGGCTTCATCGCAGCGGGCGCGGCCTACTTCAGCGCCAGCGGCAACAACCCGCCGGGCATCAGCCAAGACACGTGGGTGGTGAAGGTGGATAGCATGGGCTGCATCGTGCCTGGCTGCAACAACGTGGGCATCACCGAGCAGGCCACCAACCTGCTGGGAGCGCTCCACATCTTCCCCAACCCCGCGCAGGGGCAAGCCACCTTGCAGCTCACGCTTCCGCCGGGCGTTGGTAATGGGCCATTCGAGCTAACACTTATGGCCACCGATGGGCGCGTGGTGCGCCGCGAACGCATCGCGGGCAATGTCGAGCATAGGCTGGCCTTGGATAGGCAACCATCGGGCATGTACTATGTTCATGTGGCCGATGAGGGCAAGTGGCTAACGGGTGGGAAGCTGGTGTTGGAATGA
- a CDS encoding replication-associated recombination protein A — protein MQENTPLAERMRPRTLDEVVGQSHLIGRDGVLRKALAGGMLPSMILWGPPGVGKTTLARLIAQGLKRPFHTLSAINSGVKDVREVIEQAGGAGLFARSAVLFIDEIHRFSKAQQDSLLGAVEKGTITLIGATTENPSFEVIGALLSRCQVYVLEPLAEEQLMELLQRAMATDAELKARSIELRETAALMRASGGDARRLLNTFELCVKAAGDPAVITDALVAEVARTSARYDKQGEQHYDIVSAFIKSMRGSDPNAAVYWLARMVEGGEDPLFIARRMVILASEDIGNANPNALLMATTAMQAVQMIGWPEGRIILSQCAVYLACSPKSNASYMAIGAAQSEVRRSGDLPVPLHLRNAPTKLMKDLGYGSDYQYSHDGAGNFVNQEFLPEAISGKSFYAPGDNPKEQEYARMLERLWKGKYLGKSET, from the coding sequence ATGCAGGAGAACACGCCCTTGGCCGAGCGCATGCGCCCGCGCACCCTCGATGAGGTGGTGGGCCAGTCGCACCTGATCGGGCGGGATGGCGTGCTGCGCAAGGCATTGGCGGGCGGCATGCTGCCGAGCATGATCCTGTGGGGTCCGCCAGGCGTGGGCAAGACAACGCTCGCCCGGTTGATCGCCCAAGGGCTGAAGCGGCCCTTCCACACGCTGAGCGCGATCAACAGCGGCGTGAAGGATGTGCGCGAGGTGATCGAGCAGGCCGGCGGTGCGGGCCTCTTCGCGCGCAGCGCCGTGCTCTTCATCGACGAGATCCACCGCTTCAGCAAGGCGCAGCAGGACAGCCTGCTCGGCGCCGTGGAGAAAGGCACCATCACCTTGATCGGCGCCACCACCGAGAACCCGAGCTTCGAGGTGATCGGCGCGCTGCTCTCGCGCTGCCAGGTGTACGTGCTGGAGCCGTTGGCCGAAGAGCAGCTCATGGAACTCTTGCAGCGCGCCATGGCAACCGATGCGGAACTGAAAGCGCGCAGCATCGAGCTCCGCGAGACAGCGGCGCTGATGCGCGCCAGCGGCGGCGACGCACGGCGGCTGCTCAACACCTTCGAGCTCTGCGTGAAGGCCGCCGGTGATCCGGCCGTGATCACGGATGCGCTGGTGGCCGAGGTGGCACGCACCTCCGCCCGCTACGACAAGCAAGGTGAGCAGCACTACGACATCGTGAGCGCCTTCATCAAGAGCATGCGCGGCAGCGATCCCAACGCGGCGGTGTACTGGCTAGCGCGCATGGTCGAGGGCGGCGAGGACCCGCTCTTCATCGCGCGCCGCATGGTGATCCTGGCCAGCGAGGACATCGGCAATGCCAATCCCAACGCGCTGCTCATGGCCACCACCGCCATGCAGGCTGTGCAGATGATCGGCTGGCCGGAGGGCCGCATCATCCTGAGCCAATGCGCGGTGTACCTGGCCTGCTCGCCGAAGAGCAATGCGAGCTACATGGCCATCGGTGCGGCACAGTCCGAGGTGCGTCGCAGCGGCGACCTGCCTGTGCCCTTGCACCTTCGCAATGCACCAACCAAGCTGATGAAGGACCTCGGCTACGGCTCGGACTACCAATACAGCCACGACGGAGCCGGCAACTTCGTGAATCAGGAATTCCTGCCCGAAGCGATCAGCGGGAAGTCATTC
- the serC gene encoding 3-phosphoserine/phosphohydroxythreonine transaminase, producing the protein MTVATKKKVHNYSPGPCILPQEVFEQAAQAVLDFEGSGLSILEISHRSKPFEAVMAKAQALVKELLGAPDHYQVVFLGGGASLGFHMVPLNYMKPGGKSAYANTGEWASRAIKESKLAGETLVVASSEDRNFSYIPKGFGIPSDADYFHLTSNNTIFGTQWKRFPESPVPVVCDMSSDIFSRPVNVADFALIYGGAQKNMGPAGATVYLFDPERTGNTGRKLSPMLDLKNHGSKESMYNTPPVFAVYVSMLTLEWMKKIGGVAEIERRNNAKARLLYDAVDRLPLFKGTAAAEDRSTMNACFVMSDAALEPAFDALWKEAGISGIRGHRSVGGYRASMYNALPIESVQVLVDVMEHFAQKNG; encoded by the coding sequence ATGACCGTAGCCACCAAGAAGAAGGTCCACAACTACAGCCCCGGCCCCTGCATCCTGCCGCAAGAGGTCTTTGAGCAAGCCGCGCAAGCGGTGCTCGACTTCGAGGGCAGCGGGCTCAGCATCCTGGAGATCAGCCACCGCAGCAAGCCCTTCGAAGCCGTGATGGCCAAAGCGCAAGCGCTGGTGAAGGAATTGCTCGGCGCGCCGGACCATTACCAAGTGGTCTTCCTCGGCGGAGGCGCCAGCTTGGGCTTCCACATGGTGCCGCTCAACTACATGAAGCCCGGCGGCAAGAGTGCCTACGCGAACACCGGTGAGTGGGCCTCGCGCGCCATCAAGGAGAGCAAGCTCGCAGGCGAGACCCTCGTGGTGGCCAGCAGCGAGGATAGGAACTTCAGCTACATCCCCAAGGGCTTCGGGATCCCATCGGACGCGGACTACTTCCACCTCACCAGCAACAACACCATATTCGGCACGCAGTGGAAGCGATTCCCCGAGTCGCCCGTGCCGGTTGTCTGCGACATGAGCAGTGACATCTTCAGCCGTCCGGTGAACGTGGCCGACTTCGCTCTGATCTACGGAGGCGCGCAGAAGAACATGGGCCCTGCAGGCGCCACGGTGTACCTCTTCGACCCGGAGCGCACCGGCAATACCGGTCGCAAGCTGAGCCCCATGCTCGACCTGAAGAACCACGGCAGCAAGGAGAGCATGTATAACACCCCACCGGTGTTCGCGGTGTACGTGAGCATGCTCACCCTGGAGTGGATGAAGAAGATTGGCGGCGTGGCCGAGATCGAGCGGCGCAACAACGCGAAGGCCAGGCTCCTCTACGATGCGGTGGACCGACTGCCGCTCTTCAAAGGCACCGCCGCCGCCGAGGACCGCAGCACCATGAACGCGTGCTTCGTGATGAGCGACGCTGCGCTGGAACCCGCCTTCGATGCCCTTTGGAAGGAAGCCGGCATCAGCGGGATCCGTGGGCACCGGAGCGTGGGCGGCTACCGCGCCAGCATGTACAATGCCCTGCCCATCGAGAGCGTGCAGGTGCTGGTGGACGTGATGGAGCATTTCGCACAGAAGAACGGATAG
- a CDS encoding DUF1015 domain-containing protein: protein MIELRPFRAWRPVPEKAHLVGSRSYVTYPQQELAQRLADNPHSFLHVLRPDDDSTVKLPRAERFHRVRMAFKGFCDAGTMVREEQPAIYLYEQESRGNITRGIVCGVSTQAYRDGRIKVHEQTLTAREQLFAEYLGSTGMNAEPVLLATPDGTAWEALLDPLLNTRSAYAHRTRDLVSHRLWPITDRTMHERLQRAFAEVPALYIADGHHRLASSARLAESRGLTDVDPAYWCLAFIVPRKQLYVFNFDRVVNDFGGSDERAFLMSLSRIGALAPARGPFAAPGIIGVRTASGWHALTLPPQAAPCAAADCLDAARLSSLVLGPVLGIHDLRTDPRVGFVPGTAGTTELDRRVEQGEAAVAFHLHPVSFEQLKAVSDEGGTMPPKSTYIEPKLRSGMVVYSLEEA from the coding sequence ATGATCGAGCTGCGGCCATTCCGCGCCTGGCGGCCGGTGCCGGAGAAGGCGCACCTCGTGGGCTCCCGCAGCTACGTCACGTATCCGCAGCAAGAACTCGCGCAGCGCCTCGCGGATAACCCGCATAGTTTCCTGCACGTGCTGCGCCCCGATGATGACAGCACCGTGAAGCTCCCTCGCGCCGAGCGCTTCCATCGCGTGCGCATGGCCTTCAAGGGCTTTTGCGACGCGGGCACCATGGTGCGCGAAGAGCAGCCCGCGATCTACCTCTATGAGCAGGAATCGCGCGGCAATATCACGCGCGGCATCGTCTGCGGCGTGAGCACGCAGGCGTACCGCGATGGCCGGATCAAGGTGCATGAGCAAACGCTTACGGCACGCGAACAGCTCTTCGCCGAGTACCTGGGCAGCACGGGCATGAACGCCGAGCCGGTGCTGCTGGCCACGCCCGATGGCACCGCCTGGGAGGCGCTGCTCGACCCCCTGCTGAACACACGGTCCGCCTATGCCCATCGCACGCGCGACCTCGTGAGCCACCGCCTCTGGCCCATCACCGACCGGACCATGCACGAGCGATTGCAGCGCGCCTTCGCTGAAGTGCCCGCGCTCTACATCGCCGATGGCCACCACCGCCTGGCGAGCAGCGCGCGCCTGGCCGAGTCGCGCGGCCTCACGGATGTGGATCCCGCCTATTGGTGCCTGGCGTTCATCGTCCCGCGCAAGCAACTCTACGTGTTCAATTTCGATCGCGTGGTGAATGACTTCGGCGGATCGGATGAGCGCGCATTCCTCATGTCCTTATCACGGATCGGCGCCCTCGCACCCGCACGAGGCCCCTTCGCCGCGCCGGGCATCATCGGGGTGCGCACGGCCAGCGGCTGGCACGCGCTCACGCTCCCGCCACAGGCCGCGCCATGCGCAGCGGCCGATTGCCTGGATGCCGCACGCCTCAGCTCGCTGGTGCTCGGCCCGGTGCTCGGCATCCACGACCTGCGCACCGATCCCCGCGTGGGCTTCGTGCCCGGCACCGCTGGTACCACCGAACTGGACCGGCGCGTGGAGCAGGGTGAGGCTGCAGTCGCCTTCCACCTGCATCCCGTGAGCTTCGAGCAACTGAAGGCCGTCTCGGATGAGGGCGGGACGATGCCGCCGAAGAGCACCTACATCGAGCCGAAACTGCGGAGCGGGATGGTCGTGTATTCGTTGGAGGAGGCTTGA